In Brassica napus cultivar Da-Ae chromosome A3, Da-Ae, whole genome shotgun sequence, the sequence cagaaacctttaatgaccttgaatgagttttttttataacaacaaactttttgttaggtggattcattgttgggaaacccgcaacttccaaaagccaaacttattcatgcgaattgaattgcttttcatagactcaaaggtattcttacaaatttaaattaatctaatccataattttattgttaatattcatactaactctttcatgatcaaaccatttcagttaataaccattcaagcgtttatcccgaaacacttctttccacgccgaatcaggtattggttcatgttggtttagtattgtttttggtttactaaccggtttaggatggtcttattgtaaatataatttaagttggtttagcatatattatgtttaaaataacttaaattaaataataataatattatgcttaaaatataattttagagagctttcaaatatagtttacagaacattataggtgatgaatttaatttattaaattcgtttattacttaaaactaacttttttaaaaaaatattgagttataaatatcaactagattttgacccgcgcaggcgcgcgggtgtatattttgaaaaatatgttgatatttgtttttcatgtaattattaggatttggaaaaatgaatccgaggaacataaccgataccgatccaaagatatagtaccaaacccaaacataaattgattaaatattctaattattcaaaattttgttatttatagaaccgaatctgatccgaaccgaagtatttgggtatccgaatttatctaaaaatagatttatatacttatatatattaattatttttagatttaacgcatataaaacatcaaaaatgatacttttaaattggtttaaatacttgaaaatatatatagatagtcaaaagtaaatatctgaaatagttaaagtatactcaaatcaccaaaaatacttaaaataattattgatttcgtatccaaaattttaaatcaagccaattgatatgttaagcttaagtattatgacatatgttattcaaatttatacgtaatatattattttatttatacattttgagaaatttaaaatatataatgatttaagactttaaaaataatttaaattagttatccaaacccaaaccaaacccgcaaagatccaaatcgaactcaaaccaaaatttagaaacattctaataaggctgaaatctttgaccccgaaaacccaaaatacaaaccgatcagaactaaacccgtatgggtatccaaaagcccatccctagtcattattatatatcgtattttatcatcatataattaatcgtattttatatgtaccatcatataagtaatcatataattaatagtattttatacataccatcatataaataattacatatattatatttttaaaacttaatatgaaatatgaaaaccataatttgagttggtatttcaaattgggctttgtattatatttttcttatatatattgacaatatttttttataatggttattgaaaaatagtttagtaaaaatccatttttgaatatatgtatatttttgaatcaatttttgatataaatcaaatttgatttattattttgatttgaaatatgtatataaagtttaaattttgttttatggttagattagaaaattttttttagggaattagattgacccattttggtatattttaaaagtggcctagataactttcaattttttaaaaaaacataagcccattactttttttcttaatactactatccttgttttcaaacaaaaatatttttttttaaaagactgcaatccatgtttccaaacactccaaatttttaaaagtcctattcaagtctccaaacactccaattttgtacttgagttttaataagatagatgatggattggtgagtataacatgaagacaaaaatataaatatctgattttcaagataagaaattcagcttttattcagatactcaatatataatattttaaattatttttttaaaaatatacataatttatatatatagattaatcttccaaacttaaactattatattatatatgaataattgttttaaataaaaataatttctgatttaaaataaaaataaaaacaacaaattgttattttcaaataatgaatgtaatttacattatactatcatttaacaagtattagatacgttttgatatatcattattttctatttccagaacacaataaattgttaaacatcaatatcatctacgttaagtatacgaacaacacaaattcaaacatcacaaaaaatatttacataactattataatacaataatttaatcaaaaaatacaattaaaaaattaaaaagaatagttatatacttaatatttgaaaataaaagatatttttactaaaattgtacttacctggccaaggagatcgaccatctttttacggatcgatcgaatgttgagcatgtggttGATCCGAAAATACACTAcagtttaataaaatctctaaaacatttattccaacactcaaaagatagttttgctaaatatgataactagatagccaataaaattataaaaaaatagttaaatagtaaaaaataagttaatttaacgtgttaaaatttaaaaataaattttaattatgacatgcatttaacatttatataaatatatatcatagtctaaatataaataatttaacagcttaaattagaaaaaaataaaaatcccgggcgtagcccgggttaatccctagtttgtatttataaatgcaAAGATATATAGGGACAAAAACGATGTACTCAAACCTATAATGAGACGAATCATTTCGCAGTATAGCCCAATTAGCCaatttttgctttaattttctATCAGTCAAACCGGTTTAACCGTGATTCTTAACCCCACTAGACCCGACCTGATGGAGCCAAGCTGGCGCGGTGCTTGATTGGATAAAAAGAATCGAGTTCTCTCATCGGATTAAACCGGTTTCAATCATTTTTTCTCAGTCAAACCGGCTGAACCGTTTCTTTATTTGTGTCAGGTAAGGTATAATCGTAATTCTTAACCACACTAGACCGGACCCGAGCCAAGCTGACCGGGTAATTGATTGGATCTCTCTCCTCTAAACGCAGATCCTCTTTCAAAGagctctccttcttccttcctCTGTGATTTCTCGAGAGattctagggtttctatttagaACGTTTTCGCCTTCTGGGTTCTCTTGATTTAGGGCTTAGGATAGAAAAGTCTGAATCTTTCGTCGAATAAAAGATGTATGCTGATAGATTGGAGTCTGAGTCTGGAACCAGGAAACTCTTAAAGGATCGAATCAATGGCGGTTCTAGCGACAACTCTGCTCCCTCGCGACGAGTGACTGGGAAAAGGTTCTAATTTGATCTGAATTCAATCTCGATTTAGGATTGTGCATTTGTTGTTAGCTGGTGCTTGGTGTAGGATGTTACCTCTTGTGTATAGACTATAGATTGATGATAGCTACATTATGAGCTTCCTTGCAGCACAAGCTTATCCTTGCTTAAGTTAATTAGGTTTAGGAGGACTAATTAGATGTGGAGATGCTCTTGGAGACTTGATGTTTTCCCTtttgtttaaagtttttgcCTTTAACTGAATCTGTGTTTGTTTATGTGTTGGAGATTGGGTTTATATTCATTATTCCACCTTCCTTCTTATGCTTCTAGGCAAAGACAGGATGACAAATGGGAGCATGATCTTTTCGGTAGTGACAAGCCTCAACTCTCAAGTATGTCTTTTTCTTATCTCTGGCCAATTCTCTTTACCAGAAACTAAGGTGTTTATGTTTGGTTGTTGATTGCTTTGTTTGATGACTTGCTTAGATCGCAGAGTTGGTTCTGGAGACCTCCGCATGAAGCTCCAGAAGAGGCATCATGGGTCTCAAAGTAGTTCAGGCGTGAGGGATTTAAGGGAAAAGCTCTCTGGGACAATGAATGTGCAACCAAAATCTAAAGTGGAGACTGCTAGACCGAGCTTGAAGAGTGTAGTGACTGGAACTGCAACAGAGACTACTAGAAAAACTTCAAGTCAAGCTACCAGGAAGAAGTCACAGCAGGCAAAATATTATTTCACTTTTCTTCAACTAAAACCATTCTTCTGACCGTTGGGAGCTTATGGATACTGTACACTTCCTGTTTCTTAGCTTgtcatttttttggttttcaggCTGGTGCGTCGGTTGATAGCTTTCTGGAATCATTGGGTCTTGAGAAATATTCAACAGCTTTTCAAGTGGAAGAAGTACGTAATATTTGATGCATATACGTATGCTTGCTGTCATCTTGTCATAAGCTCatgttctcttcttttttgATATTTCTCAGGTTGATATGGATGCTCTCATGCATATGACAGATGATGACCTCAAGGCTATGCTTATACCAATGGTAAGCTACTTATAAGTCTACACTAATAACACTTTGTTCAACATCTTTATGATCTTTTACCTGTGTTTTTTGTTTCAGGGCCCCAGGAAGAAGATACTTCTTGCATTGGGATCAAAACGCTAATAGTTTAGTG encodes:
- the LOC106389015 gene encoding ankyrin repeat and SAM domain-containing protein 6-like — encoded protein: MYADRLESESGTRKLLKDRINGGSSDNSAPSRRVTGKRQRQDDKWEHDLFGSDKPQLSNRRVGSGDLRMKLQKRHHGSQSSSGVRDLREKLSGTMNVQPKSKVETARPSLKSVVTGTATETTRKTSSQATRKKSQQAGASVDSFLESLGLEKYSTAFQVEEVDMDALMHMTDDDLKAMLIPMGPRKKILLALGSKR